The Glycine soja cultivar W05 chromosome 8, ASM419377v2, whole genome shotgun sequence genome has a window encoding:
- the LOC114424176 gene encoding uncharacterized protein LOC114424176, with amino-acid sequence MSIRTNPFKAVATLLKHLVRVEKEAKLNDLKSELNKIKDLFLKVKDNEEELLDTLAVVDGYIRNKNIRKLREEEGHFCQKIRNSTRKLLPAADAEAVGSSGQASQDVKLPQRPELNTPLPSSTPQLEKDLQMIKDYYSNLDLFDRRWFSSLLQFPENAVLKRREIIFWSFSLQWGVTGDLGSYFWNAEKRLDSLLESKLFVPHGNGKSPIVSKFKINPLVHHKSLSPLFQNEEEQLCGYYSQIMTSSSSHGSDIGFERLVLDQHKIKISDGFGFKSNPCYGVYNVGASYLNFGPGWMAKMKDLRVLQLGRWMQDSPKHHIEVESEEFLKELSGHKNLSCLSLRGISRIFELPPSIVKIRSLKILDLKACHNLETLPSDISSLRNLVQLNLSQCYLLDKMPKGIENLIWLKVLKGFVLGSSSKTPCRISDIAAKLERLKRLSIRIGSGAVIQGEFESLRKLSKLEHLKISWGVFDTRYIDIQISVPSSLKKLHLEGFPGQNIPEWLKPSKLPQELQLTQLHITGGKLKSLDHDNYRSVEIVYLKYLKHLDVDLEHLRKLFPSLSD; translated from the exons atgtcTATTCGAACAAATCCCTTTAAAGCAGTGGCTACACTGTTGAAGCACTTGGTGAGAGTAGAAAAAGAAGCCAAATTGAATGATTTGAAGTCTGAGTTGAACAAGATAAAGGACCTGTTTTTGAAGGTGAAGGACAATGAAGAAGAACTCCTTGACACGTTAGCGGTTGTGGATGGCTATATTCGCAACAAAAACATACGCAAGTTGAGGGAAGAGGAGGGACACTTTTGCCAGAAAATAAGGAATTCAACTCGAAAGTTGCTGCCAGCTGCTGATGCTGAAGCTGTTGGGTCATCAGGGCAAGCATCTCAGGATGTCAAGCTACCCCAGAGACCAGAACTCAACACACCACTCCCTTCTTCGACTCCACAACTTGAGAAGGACTTGCAAATGATTAAGGACTATTATAGCAACCTTGATCTTTTTGACAGACGTTGGTTCTCATCTCTCTTGCAGTTTCCTGAAAATGCTGTTTTGAAGAGAAGGGAAATCATTTTCTGGAGCTTTTCGTTGCAGTGGGGTGTGACAGGGGACCTTGGTAGTTATTTTTGGAATGCAGAGAAAAGGCTTGATTCTCTTTTGGAAAGTAAACTATTTGTACCCCATGGTAATGGCAAGTCTCCCATTGtgagtaaatttaaaattaatccgTTGGTCCATCACAAGTCACTAAgtccattgtttcaaaatgagGAAGAGCAGCTTTGTGGTTATTATTCACAGATAATGACCTCATCTTCATCTCATGGCAGTGATATTGGGTTTGAACGTTTAGTACTTGAccaacacaaaattaaaataagtgatGGGTTTGGTTTTAAATCTAACCCTTGCTATGGTGTTTATAATGTTGGTGCAAGTTATCTTAATTTTGGACCCGGATGGATGGCTAAAATGAAGGATTTGCGGGTGCTTCAACTTGGTCGTTGGATGCAAGATTCACCAAAACATCATATTGAAGTGGAAAGTGAAGAATTCCTCAAGGAGTTGAGTGGTCACAAGAATTTGAGCTGTCTTAGCCTTCGTGGGATATCAAGAATATTCGAGCTTCCACCTTCCATCGTAAAAATTAGGAGCCTAAAAATTCTAGATCTCAAGGCCTGTCACAATCTAGAAACGCTACCTAGTGATATTTCATCATTGAGAAATCTCGTACAATTGAATTTGTCTCAATGCTACTTGTTGGACAAAATGCCAAAGGGGATTGAAAACCTGATTTGGCTTAAGGTACTGAAGGGATTTGTATTAGGTAGTTCTAGCAAGACTCCCTGCAGAATATCAGATATTGCTGCAAAATTGGAAAGACTAAAGCGACTCAGCATACGTATAGGAAGTGGGGCTGTGATCCAAGGAGAGTTTGAAAGCTTGAGAAAGTTGTCAAAACTTGAGCATCTCAAAATATCATGGGGTGTATTTGACACAAGGTACATTGATATTCAGATCAGTGTGCCTTCAAGTTTGAAAAAGTTGCATCTTGAAGGCTTTCCTGGCCAAAATATTCCAGAATGGTTGAAGCCTAGCAAACTACCTCAAGAATTGCAATTGACACAGCTACATATAACAGGAGGAAAACTCAAAAGTTTGGATCATGATAATTATCGGAGTGTGGAGATCGTATATCTCAAGTACCTAAAGCATTTGGATGTTGACTTGGAACATTTGCGAAAGTTGTTTCCTTCTCTAAG CGATTAG